A genome region from Deinococcus sp. KNUC1210 includes the following:
- a CDS encoding DinB family protein — MMPPSEELLSGPPPLALQRLLDEGSAFVPPSRAFQDLSAEIACRRVEGAPHTIAEIVAHMHFWQRYTLGLAHGEKPTLPEHAAQGWPRSEEDGWDALKLAFLDGLSETKRLALEADLSRLVRPGETLGYELTLHVIHNAAHIGQIILLRRMLGAWPPPGGGDTW, encoded by the coding sequence ATGATGCCCCCATCTGAGGAGTTGCTGTCCGGCCCGCCGCCCCTCGCGCTTCAGCGCCTGCTCGACGAGGGAAGTGCGTTCGTGCCGCCCAGCCGAGCCTTTCAGGACCTGAGCGCCGAAATCGCCTGCCGACGCGTGGAGGGTGCGCCGCACACCATCGCCGAGATCGTGGCGCACATGCATTTCTGGCAGCGATACACGCTCGGACTGGCCCACGGCGAAAAGCCGACCCTGCCCGAACATGCCGCCCAGGGCTGGCCCAGGAGCGAAGAAGACGGCTGGGACGCGCTCAAGCTGGCGTTTCTGGATGGGCTGAGCGAAACGAAACGGCTGGCGCTCGAAGCCGACCTGTCTCGGCTGGTGCGGCCAGGCGAAACCCTCGGCTACGAACTGACGCTGCACGTCATCCACAACGCGGCTCACATCGGTCAGATCATCCTGCTGCGCCGCATGCTGGGGGCGTGGCCGCCGCCGGGCGGGGGCGATACCTGGTAG
- the dnaJ gene encoding molecular chaperone DnaJ, which translates to MDYYELLGVARTADADEIKSAYRKLALKFHPDRNKEPGAAAQFSKINEAYAVLGDAEKRAHFDRYGSAPSGGMPGGDPFGGQGFDPMDIFEQLFGGGMFGGARGGRRGPARGDDIETEVKVTLEQAREGAEVQVQVDRLTTCEHCHGKKSEPGGRPPKTCSTCSGQGVVQAQARTIFGNVMTQQPCPTCRGEGVIIEDPCTVCRGRGRTLKGETVSVKLPRGIDEGYRIRVAGMGNEGPGGNGDLFAHIEMVPHPDLKREAEHLIFMARLPYPRMVLGGKVSVPTLDGPQDMEVKPGTQHGEMARLRGQGLPRLQASGNGDLVVVFEVDVPKPGQLSPEAKTALSEYAGAIGDELHEHKGGFFERIGKVIRGE; encoded by the coding sequence ATGGACTACTACGAGTTGCTGGGCGTGGCGAGGACCGCCGACGCCGACGAAATCAAGAGTGCATATCGCAAACTGGCCCTGAAGTTCCACCCCGACCGCAACAAGGAACCGGGAGCCGCCGCGCAGTTCTCGAAGATCAATGAAGCCTATGCCGTGCTGGGCGACGCCGAGAAACGGGCGCATTTCGACCGGTACGGTTCGGCCCCCAGCGGCGGTATGCCGGGCGGCGACCCGTTCGGCGGGCAGGGCTTCGATCCGATGGATATCTTCGAGCAGCTGTTTGGCGGCGGCATGTTCGGGGGCGCACGCGGTGGACGGCGCGGCCCGGCACGCGGCGACGATATCGAGACCGAAGTGAAGGTCACGCTGGAACAGGCCCGCGAGGGTGCCGAGGTGCAGGTGCAGGTTGACCGCCTGACCACCTGCGAGCACTGTCACGGCAAGAAGTCCGAGCCGGGTGGCCGCCCGCCCAAGACCTGTTCGACGTGCAGCGGTCAGGGCGTGGTGCAGGCACAGGCACGCACCATCTTCGGCAACGTCATGACGCAGCAGCCCTGCCCGACCTGCCGGGGCGAGGGCGTCATCATCGAGGACCCGTGTACGGTGTGCCGTGGCCGGGGCCGGACCCTGAAGGGCGAAACGGTGTCGGTCAAGCTGCCACGCGGCATTGACGAGGGCTACCGTATCCGGGTGGCGGGCATGGGCAACGAGGGGCCGGGCGGCAACGGCGACCTCTTCGCGCACATCGAGATGGTGCCGCATCCCGACCTGAAACGCGAGGCCGAGCATCTGATCTTTATGGCCCGCCTGCCGTATCCGCGAATGGTGCTGGGCGGCAAGGTCAGCGTGCCCACCCTCGATGGTCCGCAGGATATGGAAGTCAAACCCGGCACCCAGCACGGCGAAATGGCGCGGCTGCGCGGCCAGGGACTGCCTCGCCTCCAGGCGAGCGGCAACGGCGATCTGGTGGTGGTCTTCGAGGTCGATGTGCCCAAGCCCGGGCAGCTCTCGCCCGAGGCAAAAACCGCGCTCAGCGAGTATGCTGGCGCGATTGGCGACGAGCTGCACGAACACAAGGGCGGGTTCTTCGAGCGCATCGGCAAGGTCATTCGCGGCGAGTAA
- a CDS encoding ribose-phosphate pyrophosphokinase, with protein MNSNRGPLLVFSGQSNRPLAEEICQHLGIHLGKSETIKFSNENLIVQYTESLREGDVFIVQSFSTPVSDAIMELLIMIDAAKSASAGRVTAVIPYYSYARSDKKDAPRISIAGRLVADLLQAAGADRVLTMTLHSPQVHGFFSVPVDHLSSDRVIAGHIRDTVTDSQDGVVLAPDSGSIKRASAIARRLNCGLAFIDKQRLTDTEVEPRALIGDVRGKKVYIVDDEISTAGSLVEAVNFAKRMGAQEVYVAVTHGVYTGPAIERIAALDAVEVASTNTVLVPQSKIDGSGGKLKVLSVAKLFADAISNIHTGESVSTLFE; from the coding sequence GTGAACAGCAACCGTGGCCCGCTGCTCGTTTTTTCCGGGCAAAGCAATCGTCCTCTCGCCGAAGAAATCTGCCAGCATCTCGGCATTCACCTGGGCAAGAGCGAGACCATCAAGTTCAGCAACGAGAATCTGATCGTGCAGTACACCGAGTCGCTGCGCGAGGGCGACGTGTTCATCGTTCAGAGTTTCAGCACGCCCGTCTCGGACGCGATCATGGAACTGCTGATCATGATCGACGCTGCCAAAAGCGCGTCTGCAGGCCGTGTCACCGCCGTGATTCCGTACTACAGCTACGCCCGCAGCGACAAGAAAGACGCGCCGCGCATCAGCATCGCCGGGCGACTGGTGGCCGATCTGCTTCAGGCGGCAGGCGCCGACCGGGTGCTGACCATGACGCTGCACAGCCCGCAGGTCCACGGCTTCTTCTCGGTGCCGGTCGATCACCTGTCCTCCGACCGGGTGATTGCCGGACATATCCGCGACACCGTGACCGATTCGCAGGACGGCGTGGTGCTGGCGCCCGATTCCGGCAGCATCAAGCGGGCCTCTGCCATCGCCAGACGCCTGAACTGCGGTCTGGCCTTCATCGACAAGCAGCGCCTCACCGACACCGAAGTCGAGCCACGCGCGCTGATCGGTGACGTGCGGGGCAAGAAGGTCTATATCGTCGACGACGAGATCAGCACGGCGGGCAGCCTGGTGGAAGCGGTGAATTTTGCCAAGCGTATGGGCGCACAGGAAGTGTATGTGGCGGTCACGCACGGCGTCTACACCGGCCCCGCCATCGAGCGAATCGCCGCGCTGGACGCTGTGGAGGTCGCCAGCACCAACACGGTGCTCGTCCCGCAGTCCAAGATCGACGGCAGCGGCGGCAAGTTGAAGGTGCTGAGCGTGGCGAAGCTGTTCGCTGACGCCATTTCCAACATCCATACCGGAGAAAGCGTCAGCACTCTGTTCGAGTAA
- a CDS encoding chloride channel protein has product MRSPLPRTILTRLETGRLVLYSLLAGGLVGLVGTGWREVLDMVLTLGAWVLGYRPPGAAGEGGLLMAFGDTLPYALLLLPICGALYALLMRSRLSDPLNAVVAGYHARGDWKDPLTQARGLVGTVLGQASGLLVGRDSSFIALGSMCALLLSRVARIDAGERRVLTLACVAAAIGLVLHAPLAAAVLMAEVLYRRFEFEFEVLMPCVLAAVCASAVSGLMVGFEPLFSLPGDLTPSAGQLPLYLLLAGAVTLLSWILAQVTTVISQVFERPAFQRGWLARWPLRVLLGAVFGLITAAIAVYSTPTILGGGSGWLQLGVSGFLGSEAGGMAAWRWLLMALGAQLAFGGGVVVSAATGGLLGVGLASALGGFGLNLDASVSALIGAATCLTVTLNIPVAAALLAVTWGGDALLPVALASTGLAHTLSGEASLLSGQVSRRAQSRVHAPTAGTVLGRIASPLRPLTTVSLPASALAAGTLAAEAGDGDSAARLLLTGTASAQSAAPQARQLYRQEVPRSWLGARVGVLTLPERMELVGVVQNGQARLSQAGLRLNAGDELLLLATPSEFQNWQQSLRVPG; this is encoded by the coding sequence GTGCGTTCTCCTCTGCCCCGCACCATTCTGACGCGCCTGGAAACCGGGCGTCTGGTGCTCTACAGCCTGCTGGCGGGCGGCCTGGTCGGACTGGTCGGTACCGGCTGGCGCGAAGTTCTGGACATGGTGCTGACGCTGGGTGCATGGGTGCTGGGCTATCGTCCTCCCGGCGCAGCGGGCGAAGGTGGCCTGCTGATGGCCTTTGGTGACACCCTGCCGTATGCCCTGCTGCTGCTGCCGATCTGCGGCGCCCTCTACGCGCTGCTGATGCGTTCGCGGCTGAGCGATCCGCTGAACGCCGTGGTCGCGGGCTATCACGCCCGTGGCGACTGGAAAGACCCGCTGACACAGGCACGCGGGCTGGTCGGCACCGTCCTGGGGCAGGCATCCGGGCTGCTGGTCGGGCGTGACAGCAGCTTTATCGCCCTGGGGAGCATGTGTGCGCTGCTGCTGAGCCGGGTGGCCCGCATCGACGCGGGCGAGCGCCGGGTGCTGACGCTGGCCTGTGTCGCGGCGGCGATAGGGCTGGTGCTGCACGCGCCTCTGGCCGCCGCCGTCCTGATGGCCGAGGTGCTGTACCGCCGCTTTGAATTTGAATTCGAAGTGCTGATGCCGTGCGTGCTGGCGGCAGTGTGCGCCTCGGCGGTATCGGGCCTGATGGTGGGCTTCGAGCCGCTGTTCTCGCTGCCCGGCGACCTCACGCCCAGCGCCGGACAGCTGCCGCTGTATCTGCTGCTGGCGGGGGCGGTCACGCTGCTCAGCTGGATTCTGGCGCAGGTCACGACGGTCATCTCACAGGTGTTCGAGCGCCCTGCTTTTCAGCGCGGCTGGCTGGCCCGCTGGCCGCTGCGGGTGCTGCTGGGCGCCGTCTTCGGTCTGATCACGGCGGCCATCGCGGTCTACAGCACGCCCACCATTCTGGGCGGTGGCTCCGGGTGGCTTCAGCTCGGGGTCAGTGGCTTTCTGGGCAGCGAGGCGGGCGGCATGGCGGCGTGGCGCTGGCTGCTGATGGCGCTGGGCGCACAGCTCGCCTTCGGGGGCGGCGTGGTGGTGTCGGCAGCGACGGGCGGCCTGCTGGGTGTGGGACTGGCCTCGGCGCTGGGAGGCTTTGGCCTGAATCTCGATGCGTCGGTGTCTGCGCTTATCGGGGCGGCCACCTGCCTGACCGTGACGCTGAATATTCCGGTGGCGGCGGCGCTCCTGGCCGTGACCTGGGGTGGAGACGCGCTGTTACCGGTGGCGCTCGCTTCGACGGGCCTGGCACATACCCTCAGCGGGGAAGCCAGCCTGCTCTCCGGACAGGTCAGCCGCCGCGCTCAGTCGCGGGTGCACGCTCCCACAGCTGGCACCGTGCTGGGCCGAATCGCCTCGCCGCTCAGGCCGCTGACCACCGTTTCTCTGCCCGCTTCAGCCCTTGCTGCGGGCACGCTCGCCGCCGAAGCAGGAGACGGCGACAGCGCGGCCCGCCTGCTGCTCACCGGAACGGCCAGTGCCCAGTCAGCCGCTCCCCAGGCACGCCAGCTGTACCGTCAGGAGGTGCCGCGCAGCTGGCTGGGTGCCCGTGTCGGTGTGCTGACCCTGCCCGAGCGAATGGAACTGGTGGGCGTGGTTCAGAACGGGCAGGCGCGACTGAGTCAGGCCGGGCTGCGCCTGAACGCGGGTGACGAGTTGCTGTTGCTGGCAACGCCGAGCGAATTCCAGAACTGGCAGCAGTCGCTGCGCGTGCCGGGGTGA